Proteins from a genomic interval of Amycolatopsis sp. cg13:
- a CDS encoding thiamine pyrophosphate-binding protein, with product MSPTTTGRQAGQHTGENPRGRTGQESGENPGRRTGQEPGEDPIGRTGPEFSESNGENPDGPASQKPGGNSGVNASGRTGEELSESNGKSASEKADRQVAANTSEKAARQTDASARTSESGGAKASGTTAQPKAATANGERGAGETISGGHLVAKALKAEGVDTIFTLCGGHIIDIYDGCVDEGISVIDVRHEQVAAHAADGYARITGRPGCAVVTAGPGTTDAVTGVANALRAESPMLLIGGQGALSQHKMGSLQDLPHVDMMSPITKFAATVPHTSRAADLVSMAFREAFAGAPGPSFLEIPRDVLDARVPLANARIPESGRYRASTRNAGDPEDVEKLADLLVHAKKPAILLGSQVWTTRATEPATELVRALNIPAYMNGAGRGTLPPGDPHHFQLSRRYAFDNADVIVIVGTPFDFRMGYGKRLSPDAKVVQIDLDYRTVGKNRDIDLGIVGDAGQILAAVADAASGRVDNGAVGRKPWLEELRAVEEKAKQKRLPQQHSDANPIHPYRLVHEINEFLTEDSIYIGDGGDIVTFSGQVVQPKAPGHWMDPGPLGTLGVGIPFVMAAKHARPDQEVVALFGDGAFSLTGWDFETLVRFDLPFVGIVGNNSSMNQIRYGQAQKYGMARERIGNTLGDVPYDQFARMLGGYGEEVRDPADIAPALRRARESGKPSLINVWVDPDAYAPGTMNQTMYK from the coding sequence ATGTCGCCAACCACGACCGGCCGGCAAGCAGGCCAGCACACCGGCGAGAACCCACGCGGGCGGACCGGCCAGGAGTCCGGCGAGAACCCAGGCAGGCGGACCGGCCAGGAGCCCGGCGAGGATCCGATCGGGCGGACTGGTCCGGAGTTCAGCGAGAGCAACGGTGAGAACCCGGACGGGCCCGCCAGTCAGAAGCCCGGCGGGAACAGCGGTGTGAACGCCAGCGGGCGGACCGGCGAGGAGCTCAGCGAGAGCAACGGCAAGTCCGCCAGCGAGAAGGCGGACAGGCAAGTCGCAGCCAACACCAGCGAGAAGGCAGCGAGGCAAACTGACGCCAGCGCGCGGACCAGCGAGAGCGGCGGAGCGAAAGCCAGCGGGACTACGGCGCAGCCCAAGGCCGCCACTGCCAACGGCGAACGCGGGGCAGGAGAAACGATCTCCGGCGGCCACCTGGTCGCGAAAGCCCTGAAAGCCGAAGGCGTCGACACCATCTTCACCCTCTGCGGCGGCCACATCATCGACATCTACGACGGCTGCGTCGACGAGGGCATCAGCGTCATCGACGTCCGGCACGAGCAGGTCGCGGCGCACGCCGCGGACGGGTACGCGCGGATCACCGGCCGTCCTGGCTGTGCGGTGGTCACGGCGGGGCCAGGGACGACCGACGCGGTCACGGGGGTCGCGAACGCGTTGCGCGCGGAGAGCCCGATGCTGCTGATCGGCGGCCAAGGCGCGTTGAGCCAGCACAAAATGGGCTCGCTGCAGGACCTCCCGCACGTGGACATGATGAGCCCGATCACCAAGTTCGCCGCGACCGTCCCGCATACCTCGCGGGCCGCTGACCTGGTGTCGATGGCGTTCCGGGAAGCCTTCGCGGGCGCACCTGGACCGTCCTTTTTGGAGATTCCGCGGGACGTTCTCGACGCCCGCGTGCCGTTGGCGAACGCGCGGATCCCGGAGTCCGGCCGGTATCGCGCTTCCACTCGGAACGCGGGCGATCCGGAGGACGTCGAGAAACTCGCGGATCTGCTGGTGCACGCCAAGAAACCGGCGATTCTGCTCGGCAGCCAGGTTTGGACGACTCGCGCCACCGAGCCCGCGACGGAACTGGTGCGCGCCTTGAACATCCCGGCGTACATGAACGGTGCTGGTCGAGGCACGCTCCCGCCGGGCGATCCGCATCACTTCCAGCTTTCCCGCCGTTACGCGTTCGACAACGCCGACGTGATCGTCATCGTCGGCACGCCGTTCGACTTCCGGATGGGTTACGGCAAAAGGCTTTCCCCGGACGCGAAAGTGGTGCAGATCGATCTCGACTACCGGACGGTCGGCAAGAATCGCGACATCGATCTCGGCATTGTCGGAGACGCCGGGCAGATCCTCGCCGCGGTCGCGGATGCCGCGTCGGGCCGGGTGGACAACGGGGCGGTCGGACGCAAACCGTGGCTGGAGGAACTGCGTGCGGTCGAGGAGAAAGCCAAGCAGAAGCGGTTGCCGCAGCAGCATTCCGACGCGAATCCGATCCACCCGTACCGGCTCGTGCACGAGATCAACGAATTCCTGACCGAGGATTCGATCTACATCGGCGACGGCGGCGACATCGTCACGTTCTCCGGACAGGTCGTGCAGCCGAAGGCACCCGGGCACTGGATGGATCCCGGTCCGCTAGGGACACTCGGGGTGGGTATTCCGTTCGTGATGGCCGCGAAACACGCGCGTCCGGATCAGGAAGTCGTCGCGCTCTTCGGCGACGGGGCGTTTTCCCTCACCGGCTGGGATTTCGAGACGCTCGTGCGGTTCGACCTCCCGTTCGTCGGGATCGTCGGCAACAACTCGTCGATGAACCAGATCCGCTACGGCCAGGCGCAGAAGTACGGCATGGCTCGCGAACGCATCGGAAACACCCTCGGCGACGTCCCTTACGACCAGTTCGCCCGGATGCTCGGCGGCTACGGCGAGGAGGTCCGCGACCCGGCGGACATCGCCCCGGCGCTGCGCCGCGCGCGGGAATCCGGCAAGCCGTCGCTGATCAACGTCTGGGTCGACCCGGACGCCTACGCCCCCGGAACCATGAACCAGACGATGTACAAGTAG
- the sucC gene encoding ADP-forming succinate--CoA ligase subunit beta produces the protein MDLLEHQARDLFAAHGVPVPRGRVAATPEEARAAAVDIGGPVVVKAQVKTGGRGKAGGVKLAAGPDEAERIASEILGMDIKGHRVRRVLVTEASDIADEYYVSYLLDRADRTFLAMASAAGGMDIEEVAETRPEALVKVPIDIRVGVDLVKARRICAAAQLPVEAASVLVRLWDVFTSEDATLVEVNPLARTRGGEIVALDGKVTLDDNAAFRHPGHQAFMGAEIGDPLEQQAAEQGLNYVKLDGDIGVIGNGAGLVMSTLDVVAAAARDAGAAGPANFLDIGGGASAEVMSAGLGVILGDPAVRSVFVNVFGGITACDAVADGIVKALALLGDRATKPLVVRLDGNNVAEGRRILAEAAHPLVTVVATMDDAAREAAKLATVTEG, from the coding sequence ATGGATCTCTTGGAACACCAAGCGCGCGACCTCTTCGCCGCGCACGGCGTGCCGGTTCCCCGCGGCCGCGTGGCCGCCACGCCTGAGGAAGCACGGGCGGCGGCCGTCGACATCGGCGGTCCGGTTGTCGTGAAAGCCCAAGTCAAGACCGGCGGCCGAGGCAAGGCAGGCGGGGTGAAACTCGCGGCCGGACCGGACGAGGCCGAGCGGATCGCCAGCGAGATCCTCGGCATGGACATCAAAGGCCACCGCGTGCGTCGCGTTCTCGTGACCGAAGCGAGCGATATCGCCGACGAGTACTACGTTTCCTACCTCCTCGACCGCGCCGACCGCACCTTCCTCGCGATGGCATCCGCGGCCGGCGGAATGGATATCGAGGAAGTCGCCGAGACTCGGCCGGAAGCGCTGGTCAAGGTACCGATCGACATCCGCGTCGGCGTCGACTTAGTGAAGGCGCGCCGGATATGCGCGGCCGCACAGCTTCCGGTCGAAGCGGCGAGCGTCCTGGTGCGGTTGTGGGACGTGTTCACCTCGGAGGACGCGACGCTCGTCGAGGTGAATCCGCTTGCCCGTACGCGCGGCGGGGAGATCGTCGCGCTCGACGGGAAGGTCACGCTCGACGACAACGCCGCATTCCGGCATCCCGGGCACCAAGCGTTCATGGGCGCGGAAATCGGTGATCCGCTGGAACAGCAGGCTGCCGAGCAGGGGCTCAACTACGTGAAGCTTGACGGCGACATCGGCGTCATCGGCAACGGCGCCGGGCTCGTGATGTCCACTCTGGATGTAGTGGCTGCCGCGGCGCGGGACGCGGGAGCGGCCGGACCGGCGAATTTCCTCGACATCGGCGGCGGGGCGTCGGCGGAAGTGATGTCGGCCGGGCTGGGGGTGATTCTCGGGGATCCGGCGGTGCGCAGTGTGTTCGTGAACGTCTTCGGCGGGATCACGGCGTGCGACGCGGTGGCGGACGGCATCGTGAAAGCGCTGGCGTTGCTGGGCGATCGCGCGACGAAACCGTTGGTCGTCCGGCTCGACGGGAACAACGTCGCGGAGGGCAGGCGGATCCTCGCCGAGGCAGCGCACCCCCTGGTCACAGTGGTCGCGACGATGGACGACGCCGCGCGCGAAGCGGCCAAGCTCGCGACCGTGACGGAGGGCTGA
- a CDS encoding pyridoxamine 5'-phosphate oxidase family protein has product MGIIRAVPDLERVVGERPLPVMMKSIDHLDPHCRVLLAHSPAAVLGYVDVGGRQRAEMVGGASGFAKAETEARLKLPVPADAAPGTGAALLVLVPGWRETLRINGTADKDGFLVEEAFLHCGKAVIRSNLWGPAAGSDTDAVEEGELLGPAAAAFLAAAPFAVITSRDSAGNADASPKGDPPGVARMIGPTTVVLADRPGNRRTDTFHNVVERPDVAVVAVVPGDNRTLEITGKAVISTEPALRESMTERNRTPKAVLKVEVETVRLGQCAALCEAGLWDAARQVDPADLPRSSTIWTDHLKLNETAGEAAKLVRAGVDEQQLRAGLEQDYRQNL; this is encoded by the coding sequence ATGGGGATCATCCGTGCGGTGCCGGACCTGGAACGCGTCGTGGGCGAACGGCCGCTGCCGGTCATGATGAAGTCGATCGACCACCTCGACCCGCATTGCCGCGTGCTGCTCGCGCACAGCCCCGCCGCAGTGCTCGGCTACGTCGACGTCGGAGGTCGTCAGCGGGCCGAGATGGTCGGCGGAGCGTCCGGGTTCGCGAAGGCCGAGACAGAGGCGCGGCTCAAGCTCCCCGTTCCGGCGGACGCCGCACCAGGGACAGGCGCCGCGCTGTTGGTGCTCGTCCCCGGATGGCGCGAAACCTTGCGGATCAACGGAACCGCAGACAAAGACGGTTTCCTCGTCGAGGAAGCGTTCCTGCATTGCGGGAAGGCGGTGATCCGCTCGAACCTGTGGGGTCCTGCCGCAGGATCGGACACCGACGCCGTTGAGGAAGGCGAACTCCTCGGGCCCGCAGCGGCTGCTTTCCTTGCCGCCGCGCCGTTTGCGGTGATCACGTCGCGGGACAGCGCCGGGAACGCGGACGCCAGTCCCAAGGGCGATCCTCCCGGAGTGGCCCGGATGATCGGACCGACCACGGTCGTCCTCGCGGATCGGCCCGGAAACCGGCGCACCGATACGTTCCACAATGTCGTCGAACGCCCCGATGTGGCGGTAGTGGCCGTGGTCCCTGGGGACAACCGCACACTGGAGATCACCGGGAAGGCGGTCATCAGCACGGAACCCGCGCTGCGCGAGTCGATGACCGAGCGCAATCGCACCCCGAAAGCGGTGCTGAAAGTGGAAGTAGAGACCGTCCGGCTCGGACAGTGCGCCGCGCTGTGCGAGGCCGGATTGTGGGACGCCGCCCGGCAGGTCGATCCGGCCGACCTGCCGCGCTCGTCCACGATCTGGACCGACCATCTCAAGCTGAACGAGACCGCGGGCGAGGCCGCGAAGCTGGTGCGCGCGGGGGTGGACGAGCAGCAGCTGCGAGCCGGTCTAGAGCAGGATTACCGGCAGAATCTGTGA
- the frc gene encoding formyl-CoA transferase gives MGKALEGVRVLDMTHVQSGPSSTQILAWLGADVVKLETPGRGDITRGQLRDLPGVDSLYFIMLNANKRSITLNMKSEQGKEVFAKLVSSVDVLVENFGPGVVDRFGFSWEKLHEINERLIYASIKGFGPGRYANFKAYEVIAQAMGGSMSTTGFEQGPPTATGAQIGDSGTGIHLVAAILAALYQRTSTGRGQRVQVAMQDAVLNLCRVKLRDQQRLAHGPLGEYPNERFGDEVPRSGNASGGGQPGWAVRCAPGGPNDYIYVIVQPVGWAPLTELIGRPELAEDPDWATPEARLSKLDKVFAMVEEWTEQRTKWEVMELLNARSIPCGPILSTKELIEDETLAELGSVVEVPHPERGAFKTVGCPLKLSDSPVDVERSPLLGEHNNEVLGELGYSAADVEQLRTAGVI, from the coding sequence ATGGGAAAGGCACTGGAGGGCGTCCGCGTCCTCGACATGACCCACGTCCAATCAGGACCGTCGTCGACCCAGATCCTCGCCTGGCTCGGCGCGGACGTCGTGAAGCTCGAAACCCCCGGCCGCGGCGACATCACCCGGGGCCAGCTGCGCGATCTGCCCGGAGTGGACAGTCTGTACTTCATCATGCTGAACGCGAACAAGCGCAGCATCACGCTCAACATGAAAAGCGAGCAGGGCAAGGAAGTCTTCGCCAAGCTGGTGTCCTCAGTGGACGTTCTGGTGGAGAACTTCGGGCCGGGTGTGGTGGACCGTTTCGGGTTCTCCTGGGAGAAGCTGCACGAGATCAACGAGCGGCTGATTTACGCGTCCATCAAAGGGTTCGGACCCGGCAGGTACGCGAATTTCAAAGCCTACGAGGTGATCGCGCAGGCGATGGGCGGCTCGATGAGCACGACCGGCTTCGAGCAGGGCCCGCCGACCGCCACCGGGGCGCAGATCGGCGATTCGGGGACGGGCATCCACCTCGTCGCGGCCATTCTCGCGGCGTTGTACCAGCGCACGAGCACCGGGCGCGGGCAGCGCGTGCAGGTGGCGATGCAGGACGCGGTGCTCAACCTGTGCCGGGTCAAGCTGCGCGACCAGCAGCGGCTCGCGCACGGGCCGCTGGGGGAGTACCCCAACGAACGGTTCGGCGACGAGGTGCCGCGTTCGGGCAACGCGTCCGGCGGCGGGCAGCCGGGCTGGGCGGTGCGCTGCGCGCCGGGCGGGCCCAACGACTACATCTACGTCATCGTCCAGCCGGTCGGCTGGGCTCCGCTGACCGAGCTCATCGGGCGGCCGGAGCTCGCCGAGGATCCGGACTGGGCGACTCCGGAGGCTCGGCTGTCCAAACTGGACAAGGTGTTCGCGATGGTCGAGGAATGGACCGAGCAGCGCACCAAATGGGAAGTGATGGAGCTGCTCAACGCCCGCAGCATCCCTTGTGGACCGATTCTGTCCACTAAGGAACTGATCGAGGACGAGACGCTGGCCGAGCTGGGATCGGTGGTCGAGGTGCCGCATCCGGAGCGCGGCGCGTTCAAGACCGTCGGCTGCCCGTTGAAGCTGTCGGACTCGCCGGTGGACGTCGAACGTTCTCCGTTGCTGGGCGAACACAACAACGAAGTGCTCGGCGAACTCGGCTACAGCGCGGCGGATGTCGAGCAGTTGCGCACGGCGGGCGTGATCTGA
- a CDS encoding acetate--CoA ligase family protein — MTTETGRAAVEEILARVAEEGRSSLTAPEGRAVCEAYGIPTPQERLATSAEEAVAQAAELGLPVVLKIVSRDILHKTEAGGVLVGLRTKQEVADGYATVLANAKAYDASARITGVQVQQMLTSGQEVIIGAVTDPSFGKIVAFGLGGVLVEVLKDVTFRLAPTSTDEALSMVDGIAAAEVLNGVRGGEAVDKAALADVVHRLSHLVTDFPQLAEVDLNPVLATGAGATAVDVRILVDPAAAAEPVRFGQDEILTAMNRIMKPAAVAVIGASAEDGKIGNSVMKNLVNGGYAGEIYPINPKAAEILDRKAYPSIADVPGDVDVAVFAIPAKFVPAALEEAGAKGVAGAILIPSGFGETGNIELQNEVLAIARKHGVRILGPNIYGYYYTPENLSATFCTPYDVKGGVALSSQSGGIGMAILGFSRSAGMGVSAIVGVGNKADIDEDDLLTFFEHDDNTELVAMHLEDLKDGRAFAETAKRVSAKKPVVVLKAGRTSEGAKAAGSHTGALAGNDRVYDDILRQSGVIRAPGLNDLLEYARGVPKLPTPKGENVVIITGAGGSGVLLSDACVDNGLTLMQIPDDLDAAFREYIPPFGAAGNPVDITGGEPPSTYRNTIALGLSDDRIHSLVLGYWHTIVTPPVVFAELVVDVVEEFRRKGIHKPVVASLSGDVEVERASEHLYAHGVVAYPYTTEKPVAVLGAKYRWARSAGLLS, encoded by the coding sequence ATGACCACGGAAACTGGCCGCGCGGCGGTCGAGGAAATCCTGGCCCGGGTAGCCGAGGAAGGCCGTTCCTCGCTCACAGCACCGGAAGGTCGCGCTGTCTGCGAGGCGTACGGCATTCCGACGCCACAGGAACGGCTCGCCACGTCTGCCGAGGAAGCGGTGGCGCAGGCGGCGGAACTCGGTCTGCCGGTAGTGCTGAAGATCGTGTCGCGGGACATCTTGCACAAAACCGAGGCTGGCGGCGTACTCGTCGGGCTCCGCACCAAGCAGGAAGTCGCGGACGGTTACGCCACGGTTCTGGCTAACGCCAAGGCATACGACGCATCGGCGCGCATCACCGGCGTCCAGGTGCAACAGATGCTGACCAGCGGGCAGGAGGTGATCATCGGCGCGGTCACCGACCCCAGCTTCGGCAAGATTGTCGCGTTCGGACTCGGCGGCGTTCTGGTCGAGGTGCTGAAGGACGTCACGTTCCGGCTGGCTCCCACGAGCACCGATGAAGCTCTGTCCATGGTGGACGGGATCGCGGCCGCTGAAGTCCTCAATGGAGTTCGCGGTGGCGAGGCGGTGGACAAGGCGGCGCTGGCCGATGTCGTGCACCGGCTGTCGCACCTGGTCACCGACTTTCCGCAATTGGCCGAGGTCGACCTGAACCCGGTGCTCGCTACCGGAGCCGGGGCGACCGCGGTGGACGTGCGGATTCTCGTCGATCCGGCAGCGGCCGCGGAACCGGTGCGGTTCGGCCAGGACGAGATCCTGACCGCGATGAACCGGATCATGAAACCGGCCGCGGTCGCGGTGATCGGCGCGTCCGCCGAGGACGGCAAGATCGGCAATTCGGTGATGAAGAACCTCGTCAACGGCGGCTACGCGGGCGAGATCTATCCGATCAATCCGAAGGCCGCGGAAATCCTCGACCGCAAGGCGTATCCGAGCATCGCGGACGTGCCCGGCGACGTCGATGTCGCGGTCTTCGCGATCCCGGCCAAGTTCGTGCCGGCGGCGCTCGAAGAGGCCGGCGCGAAGGGCGTCGCCGGGGCGATCCTGATCCCGTCGGGCTTCGGCGAGACGGGAAACATCGAGCTGCAGAACGAAGTTCTGGCCATCGCGCGCAAACACGGCGTGCGGATCCTCGGCCCGAACATCTACGGCTACTACTACACGCCGGAAAACCTGTCGGCGACCTTCTGCACCCCGTATGACGTCAAAGGCGGCGTCGCGCTGTCGTCGCAGAGCGGCGGGATCGGGATGGCGATCCTGGGCTTCAGCCGGTCGGCCGGGATGGGCGTGTCGGCGATTGTCGGCGTCGGAAACAAAGCGGATATCGACGAAGACGATCTTCTCACGTTTTTCGAGCACGACGACAACACCGAACTCGTCGCCATGCATCTGGAAGACCTCAAGGACGGTCGCGCGTTCGCTGAGACCGCGAAGCGGGTGTCCGCGAAGAAGCCCGTCGTGGTACTGAAAGCCGGGCGCACGTCGGAAGGGGCGAAAGCGGCCGGGTCGCATACCGGTGCGCTGGCGGGCAATGACCGGGTCTACGACGACATCCTGCGCCAGAGCGGCGTCATTCGCGCGCCCGGGCTCAACGACCTGCTCGAATACGCGCGTGGCGTGCCGAAACTGCCCACGCCGAAGGGCGAGAACGTCGTGATCATCACCGGCGCCGGCGGTTCCGGGGTGCTGCTGTCGGACGCCTGTGTGGACAACGGGCTCACGCTGATGCAGATCCCGGACGACCTCGACGCCGCTTTCCGCGAATACATCCCGCCGTTCGGCGCGGCGGGCAACCCGGTGGACATCACCGGCGGCGAACCGCCCTCGACCTATCGGAACACCATCGCGCTCGGCCTGTCCGACGATCGTATTCACTCGTTGGTTCTCGGTTACTGGCACACGATCGTCACGCCGCCGGTGGTGTTCGCGGAGCTGGTCGTGGACGTCGTCGAGGAGTTCCGGCGCAAGGGGATCCACAAGCCGGTGGTGGCTTCGCTGTCCGGAGACGTCGAGGTCGAGCGGGCCAGCGAGCACCTGTACGCGCACGGCGTCGTCGCTTATCCCTACACGACCGAAAAGCCGGTCGCGGTGCTCGGCGCGAAGTACCGCTGGGCGCGTTCGGCGGGTCTGCTGTCTTGA
- a CDS encoding GntR family transcriptional regulator gives MTESVSPLPERGPTGRRTAKGSLAGKSGNRVERPAPLRQVVYDALAELIINRTLEPGQHLVEADLAEYLGVSRQPVREALQRLQSEGWVDLRPAQGAFVHLPTDEEADQLLGVRAVLETHSARLAAACATDEDIKRLWQLQDVGMKALAADDSERLVAANADLHSYITELTGNAVLSELIGLVDRRVRWYYTPIARPRGRDAWQEHAALIEAIAAHNVDKAEKIMAQHTERTRQAFHERPDAAE, from the coding sequence GTGACCGAGTCCGTTTCCCCCCTGCCCGAACGCGGGCCCACCGGCCGCCGGACAGCGAAGGGGTCGCTCGCCGGCAAGAGCGGCAACCGGGTGGAGCGGCCCGCGCCGTTGCGGCAGGTCGTCTACGACGCGCTCGCCGAGCTGATCATCAACCGCACGCTCGAACCCGGACAGCACCTGGTCGAGGCCGATCTGGCCGAATACCTGGGCGTCAGCCGCCAGCCGGTCCGCGAGGCGCTGCAACGGCTGCAGAGCGAAGGCTGGGTCGACCTCCGGCCGGCGCAGGGCGCGTTCGTGCACCTGCCCACCGACGAGGAAGCCGACCAGCTGCTCGGCGTCCGGGCCGTCCTGGAGACCCATTCCGCCCGGCTGGCCGCGGCCTGCGCGACCGACGAGGACATCAAGCGCCTGTGGCAATTGCAGGACGTCGGCATGAAAGCCCTGGCCGCGGACGACAGCGAGCGCCTTGTCGCGGCGAACGCGGACCTGCATTCGTACATCACCGAACTGACTGGCAACGCCGTCCTGTCCGAGCTGATCGGCCTGGTCGACCGCCGGGTTCGCTGGTACTACACGCCGATCGCCCGGCCGCGCGGGCGCGACGCGTGGCAGGAGCACGCCGCGCTGATCGAGGCGATCGCGGCGCACAACGTCGACAAGGCGGAGAAAATCATGGCGCAGCACACCGAACGCACGCGCCAGGCGTTCCACGAACGGCCGGACGCGGCGGAGTGA
- a CDS encoding OFA family MFS transporter: MTAAQPTYQEIVDENGRTYRIGESPRDLMGRSRSWMVWLPWVAMMAVSVFEYGWGAVEGTLEEKYGWSLSDAFWLASIWAVFQAGVAFPAGRLREKNIVSAKTAMLAGAVCSGIGYFSIAHSGNLVVAFVGYSVLGGIGAGLVYATCINMVGKWYPEKRGARTGFVNGGFAYGSVPFIYLFSAFLGHENVTITLDAIGLYMLVVVGLCGFLFKDPPKNWWPAEVDPIAWLKGSAAGKAKSLAKNPPAVRQFTPMEAIRSGMLPLMWVTLVVIGGVSLFGINFQVDFAKESQFGAFVAASSAGVLAIVNGVGRGIVGWASDRIGRKATLFWVLVIAAFAQFGVLWSGKTHSLFWFMVFAVLTGFGSGAFYPLFAALVPDYFGENHNATNYGIVYSAKLVGGVGGGGLAAGVIAAWGYTGAYVLAGSIALLSAVMTLFLRQPGRSGRGSTEKAGTRIARTAPAAGN; encoded by the coding sequence ATGACCGCAGCCCAACCGACATACCAGGAGATCGTCGACGAAAACGGGCGGACGTACCGGATCGGGGAGAGCCCCCGGGACCTGATGGGACGGTCCCGCAGCTGGATGGTCTGGCTGCCGTGGGTGGCCATGATGGCGGTGAGCGTGTTCGAATACGGCTGGGGAGCCGTCGAAGGGACGCTCGAAGAGAAATACGGCTGGTCCTTGTCGGACGCGTTCTGGCTGGCCAGCATCTGGGCCGTGTTCCAGGCCGGGGTCGCGTTCCCGGCCGGGCGGCTGCGGGAGAAGAACATCGTGTCGGCGAAGACGGCGATGCTGGCCGGGGCGGTCTGTTCCGGAATCGGCTACTTCTCCATCGCGCACAGCGGAAATCTGGTGGTGGCGTTCGTCGGGTATTCGGTGCTGGGCGGAATCGGCGCCGGACTGGTGTACGCGACGTGCATCAACATGGTGGGTAAATGGTATCCGGAGAAACGCGGCGCTCGGACCGGTTTCGTGAACGGCGGATTCGCGTACGGTTCGGTGCCGTTCATTTACCTGTTCAGCGCTTTCCTCGGGCATGAGAACGTGACGATCACGCTCGACGCGATCGGCCTGTACATGCTCGTGGTGGTCGGACTGTGCGGTTTCCTGTTCAAGGATCCGCCGAAGAACTGGTGGCCGGCCGAGGTCGACCCGATCGCCTGGCTGAAGGGCAGTGCGGCGGGCAAGGCGAAAAGCCTGGCCAAGAACCCGCCCGCGGTGCGCCAGTTCACGCCGATGGAAGCGATTCGCAGCGGGATGCTTCCGCTGATGTGGGTCACCCTCGTGGTGATCGGCGGGGTATCGCTGTTCGGGATCAATTTCCAGGTCGATTTCGCCAAGGAAAGCCAGTTCGGCGCTTTCGTGGCCGCTTCCTCGGCGGGTGTCCTGGCGATTGTGAACGGGGTCGGCCGGGGAATCGTCGGCTGGGCGTCCGACCGGATCGGCCGCAAGGCGACGTTGTTCTGGGTGCTGGTGATCGCGGCGTTCGCGCAATTCGGCGTGCTGTGGTCGGGCAAGACGCACAGCTTGTTCTGGTTCATGGTGTTCGCGGTGCTGACCGGGTTCGGCAGCGGCGCGTTCTATCCGCTGTTCGCCGCGCTGGTACCGGATTACTTCGGCGAGAACCACAACGCGACCAACTACGGCATCGTCTACAGCGCGAAACTGGTCGGCGGCGTCGGAGGCGGCGGCTTGGCGGCCGGGGTGATCGCGGCGTGGGGCTACACCGGTGCGTATGTGCTGGCCGGGTCCATCGCGTTGCTGTCCGCCGTGATGACGCTGTTCCTGCGCCAGCCCGGGCGTTCCGGGCGCGGCTCGACGGAAAAGGCGGGCACGCGGATCGCCCGCACCGCTCCGGCGGCCGGCAACTGA